The DNA window TCTGTAGTCGATGAAGCGAGCAGTAAAGAATCTGCAGAAGAAATGGTCGATGCTGTTGTAAGTGATTATGACAAAATCATGAAGTCCTTAAAAAAAGGGATGAAGTTAGCTGCAGACGCTGGTGATGATATGACAGAAGATATGTTTAATGCCATTCATCAAAACCTTGAAAAACATTCTTGGATGTTATCAGCATTTTTGGGTGAAAAGAAGTAAAATAAGAATATACAAACGTACACTGAGTTTTAGTGTACGTTTTTCTTATGGCATCGGGGTGAAGAAATGGACTATCAAGATCTGAACGGATATTCATGCGAACTATCATTTGAAAAAAAACGATTTCCTATTAACAGTAAACACGTTCTAGTAATCTGTTGCTATAAAGGCGACTGGGTTTTAACGCGACACAATCAACGTGGCCTAGAGTTTCCAGGTGGCAAAGTAGAAGTTGGTGAAAGTTTACAAGAGGCTGCCACAAGAGAAGTCTATGAAGAAACAGGAGCCCGGGTAAAGCAGTTGGAATGGTTGGCGGAATATGTTGTTTACACAGAAAAGCCTTTTTGCAAAACAGTTTTTATCGGGACAGTCGACCAAATAGACAGCATCCCACTTCTTGAGACAAAAGGCATTGTCTTACT is part of the Planococcus sp. PAMC 21323 genome and encodes:
- the ytkD gene encoding RNA deprotection pyrophosphohydrolase, with the translated sequence MDYQDLNGYSCELSFEKKRFPINSKHVLVICCYKGDWVLTRHNQRGLEFPGGKVEVGESLQEAATREVYEETGARVKQLEWLAEYVVYTEKPFCKTVFIGTVDQIDSIPLLETKGIVLLKELKLTDEFSFLMKDDGMATIIEKVKLLGKWND